From a region of the Arachis ipaensis cultivar K30076 chromosome B09, Araip1.1, whole genome shotgun sequence genome:
- the LOC107617935 gene encoding ethylene receptor 2 codes for MLKAVASWFLLICSLLLWVTVSATTTDNGFPRCNCDDESSLWTIESILECQRVGDFLIAVAYFSIPIELLYFISCTNVPFKWVLIQFIAFIVLCGLTHLLNGWTYGPHTFQLMVALTVFKILTALVSCATAITLVTLIPMLLKVKVREFMLKKKTWDLGREVGLIMKQKEAASHVRMLTQEIRKSLDRHTILYTTLVELSKTLGLQTCAVWMPNVEKTEMNLTHELNRRNFNFTIPITDPDVVKIKGSDGVNILGPDSALAGASSGVNGEIGPVAAIRMPMLRVCNFKGGTPELTQACYAILVLILPSGETRSWSNQELEIIKVVADQVAVALSHAAILEESQLMREKLEEQNRALQQAKRDAMMASQARSSFQKVMSDGMRRPMHSILGLLSMVQDDNLKSEQKLIVDAMLRTSNVLSNLINDAMDNSAKDDGRFSLEIRSFRLHSMIKEAACLAKCMCVYRGFGFLVEVEKSLPDNVMGDERRVFQVILHMVGNLLDHSQREGTLVLRVFAETGSQGRTDKGWTSWRPSSSSGDVNIRFEIGINSSDSEIGSSFSSGFGVRKFSSDRVEGRLSFSICKRIVQLMQGNIWLVPNSHGYPQSMALVLRFQLRPSISIAISEPGEFSERHGSNSLLRGLQVLLADNDDVNRAVTQKLLQKLGCIVATVSSGFECLTAIGPAGTSFQIILLDLHMPDIDGFEVTTRIRKFRSRNWPMIVALTVNMGDELWEKCMQIGINGVIQKPVLLQGIASELRRLIIQGNNVL; via the exons ATGTTAAAAGCAGTGGCATCTTGGTTCTTGTTGATTTGCTCACTCCTCTTATGGGTAACTGTATCTGCAACAACAACAGATAATGGATTTCCAAGATGCAACTGTGATGATGAATCTAGCTTGTGGACTATTGAGAGCATTCTAGAATGCCAGAGAGTTGGGGATTTCTTGATTGCTGTGGCATACTTCTCAATCCCCATTGAGCTTCTTTACTTCATAAGTTGCACAAATGTTCCTTTCAAATGGGTGCTTATACAGTTCATTGCCTTCATTGTTCTTTGTGGATTGACGCATTTGTTGAATGGGTGGACTTATGGCCCTCACACTTTTCAGCTCATGGTGGCGCTCACCGTCTTCAAGATTCTCACAGCGTTGGTGTCGTGTGCCACGGCAATTACACTTGTCACGCTGATCCCTATGCTTCTTAAGGTGAAGGTCAGGGAGTTCATGCTGAAGAAAAAGACGTGGGATCTTGGACGGGAGGTTGGTCTTATAATGAAGCAAAAGGAGGCTGCAAGCCATGTGAGGATGCTCACTCAGGAGATTCGAAAGTCGCTTGATAGGCATACGATTCTATATACCACTTTGGTGGAGCTTTCTAAGACACTCGGATTGCAGACTTGTGCTGTGTGGATGCCTAATGTTGAGAAAACAGAGATGAACCTTACTCATGAATTAAATAGGAGGAATTTTAATTTTACTATACCAATTACTGATCCGGACGTTGTAAAGATTAAAGGAAGTGATGGAGTGAATATACTTGGCCCTGACTCAGCACTTGCTGGTGCAAGTAGTGGTGTAAATGGCGAGATTGGACCGGTTGCTGCAATCCGCATGCCAATGTTGCGAGTTTGTAATTTCAAAGGAGGAACACCGGAGTTAACGCAGGCATGTTATGCAATATTGGTATTGATTCTTCCGAGTGGAGAGACTAGATCTTGGAGCAATCAAGAGCTGGAGATAATTAAGGTGGTTGCTGATCAGGTTGCAGTGGCTTTATCTCATGCTGCAATTCTGGAAGAGTCTCAGCTCATGAGAGAGAAATTGGAGGAACAAAATCGCGCTTTGCAACAGGCGAAAAGGGATGCTATGATGGCGAGCCAGGCAAGAAGCTCATTTCAGAAAGTCATGAGTGATGGGATGAGGAGGCCTATGCACTCGATTTTGGGATTGCTTTCAATGGTGCAAGACGATAATTTGAAGAGCGAACAGAAACTTATCGTGGATGCAATGCTAAGGACGAGCAATGTCTTATCGAACTTGATAAATGATGCCATGGACAATTCGGCAAAGGATGATGGGAGATTCTCTTTGGAGATAAGGTCTTTCAGATTACATTCGATGATAAAGGAAGCGGCTTGCCTTGCCAAGTGCATGTGTGTCTATAGAGGATTTGGTTTTCTGGTCGAGGTCGAGAAGTCTTTGCCGGACAATGTAATGGGCGACGAGAGGAGGGTTTTTCAGGTAATTTTGCACATGGTTGGGAACCTTCTGGATCATAGCCAAAGGGAAGGAACTCTCGTACTTAGAGTTTTCGCCGAAACCGGAAGTCAGGGAAGGACTGACAAAGGGTGGACAAGTTGGAGACCAAGCTCATCTAGTGGTGATGTAAATATTAGATTTGAGATAGGGATCAACAGTAGTGATTCAGAAATTGGGAGCTCGTTTTCTTCGGGATTTGGAGTTAGGAAATTTTCTAGTGATAGGGTCGAGGGCCGATTGAGCTTCAGCATTTGCAAAAGGATAGTTCAG CTGATGCAAGGCAACATATGGTTGGTTCCGAATTCTCATGGTTATCCTCAAAGCATGGCCCTCGTTCTTCGGTTTCAATTACGACCATCAATCAGCATAGCCATCTCGGAACCTGGAGAGTTTTCGGAGCGTCATGGTTCCAATTCTCTGTTGAGAGGTCTGCAAGTTCTATTGGCCGACAACGACGATGTAAATAGGGCAGTGACCCAAAAGTTGCTTCAGAAATTAGGCTGCATTGTAGCCACCGTATCCTCCGGATTCGAATGCCTTACTGCCATCGGACCTGCCGGAACTTCTTTCCAAATCATTCTTTTGGATCTTCACATGCctgacatagatggctttgaagTCACCACGAGGATTCGGAAGTTCAGGAGCCGAAACTGGCCGATGATCGTAGCGTTGACCGTGAATATGGGAGATGAGTTGTGGGAGAAGTGCATGCAGATTGGTATCAATGGAGTTATCCAAAAACCAGTTTTGTTGCAAGGAATTGCAAGTGAGCTCAGAAGACTCATAATTCAGGGAAATAATGTCCTGTGA